The Acinetobacter wuhouensis genome includes the window GGACAGTGGGCTTAGCCGTGAGTGGTAATGAAGTCGGTTTAAGCTTTGAAGAATGGTCTGCACTTTCTGCAACTGAGCAAGCTCGTTTAAAAGAAAAAGCCTATGCAAAAATGAATGCTTCAGGCGCACATTATGTAATTGATAGTATTGCTGATCTGCCTGCAGTTTTGGATGCGATAGAACAGCGTTTGGCGAATGGTGAAAAGCCTTAAAGGTAGAAGTATTGGCTATTAACTCGCATATTTTGTGGTGTAGCTGATATTCAAATTTACAAGCTCCTGATTATCCATGAGTTATCTTATGGATAATTTTTTAATCATTATTATTCCTAAACGCGGATTTAAATTGACCATTTCAATCGGTATTTTTTATATAAATCTTTGAATCATGATGACTTTATAAGCAATCATGAAATTAAGATGTATACTCGATTTATATTAAAAGTATTTGGGGTTGAAAATGTCTTCAAAATTTGTGATTCGTTTTGCCTGCGTTTTATTGGCGATCTTATTGGTTGTCGGTTTGGGGATACATTTCATGGTTGCACCAGAATTGACTACGATGATTTGGATTTTCACAGTACCATTGATTTTGGCTGTGCCAATTTTACTTTCAGTGGTCTTAGCAACGGATGATGAGCTTCAGATTCCTGCACATAAATAATGTGAAGATTTAAAATCAAGAGCCGTCAGATGACGGCTTTTTTGATGATGCATGAAGCATATACTTGATTGAATAGAAATATTGCTTATATAAAATATCTTTATTTAAAAAGAATAATCACCCAAGTAAAGAAAATAATCGCTTGAGCAACAAATTGTGCAGCACTACCCATATCTTTGGCATTTTTAGAAAGGGGATGGCGTTCTAGAGAAACACGATCGACCACTGCTTCAAGTGCAGAATTAAATAATTCAACAATAATTGCCAATAAACAAACACCAATCATCAACGCTTGTTCAACGTTGCTGATCTCTAAGAAAAACGTAATGGGAATTAAAATGACGTTAATTAAAACAATTTGGCGAAAAGCTGCTTCATTTTGAAAAGCAGCTTTAAAACCTGCTAAAGAATATCCCGTCGCATTCAGAATACGTTTAAAACCTGTCGTACCTTTAAAAGGAGAATAGTCACTCATAAAATCAAAGCTTTCAAATTTTTGAACAAGTGTACTATTTTAAGCTTAAAAGGACATTAACTTTTTACTTATAGCGCTTTAGGTATAGAAAAACAAAGCAATGATTAGATTTTATTCTAAAAATTGCTTTGTTTATTGTAATAAGAGATGCTTTATTTTACAGCAGGATTTGCCTTTAAATAAGCATCTAAACTTTTGCGACCAAGTCCCGGATCATCAGTAAACACACCGTCAACGCCTGCTTTAAAGAACATTTCAAACTCTTTGCTTGCACCAGTTTCGCAACGTTTTGAGGCATCTGTTGTTGCAGTGCTACATTTTAAATTATCTGCCAAAAAGTTATTTTCAGGGCGGAAAGTATATGGATGTACTTTCAAATTTACAGCATGAGCATTGCTGACAAATGCGGAAGGAGCAGTATAAGTATCATTAAAAATATAGGGTTTCCAAGGACCTACACCATTGGCATATTGAGCAACATTTTTTAAACCATCAGCGGTAGCCATGTCGCCATAGGTGGTTTTAATACCTTGCGCAACATAATCGGCCGGGCTTAGGTTTTTTTCATCATAAAGTTGAATAATTTTGGCATTTTTCAAAGATTTGTGTAGAGCTAATTGATCTTTAAAATATTTGAGATTGCTCACTTCAAATGACTGTAAATAGATGGGAGCAATATCTCTGGTATATTTATATTTGGCTAAAGTTTTGAGTACGGGATCTTCTAAGCTTAAATTGATTTTCTGGAAATAGGTTGGGTGCTTTGTTTCTATATATAAACCGATCACTTTTCCTGTTTTTTGATAATGCTTATCTGCCAGTTCAATAATTTGTTCTAAAGTCGGAATCGAAAATTTATCATTATACTGTGTATTTTCAGGACGTAATGCAGGAATACGCTCACGGGCTTTGATTTGATTCAGCTCGCTTAAAGTAAAATCTTCGGTAAACCATCCTGTTAACGTTGCACCATCAATGATTTTGGTTTTTTTACGATCTGCAAATTGGCTCAGTGTGCTGACATTGGTGGTACCACTAATTTCATTCTCATGACGTGCAACTAAAAATCCATCTTTGGTCGAAACAAGATCTGGTTCTATGAAGTCTGCGCCGTCGTCTATGGCTTTTTGATAACTTTCTAAAGTATGTTCAGGACGCAATGCGCTTGCACCGCGATGTCCGACAATGATGATTTTAGGTTCTTTGTATTCAGTTTTCGTCGACGTTGAAAAATCATCATTATCATCATTACAAGCGGTGAATAAGGTCGCAAGACTGGTGATGAGCAAGGTTCTTTTTAGCATATTTTTCTCAAATTATTGTGTCGTTATGAAGATCAATATGAATATGAAAGTTGACATTTAGATGACAGCTTGATGAAAAATTAGCAGTGCTTATACGTGTGTAGCGCTTTAAATTTTGAACAAACTTCATAATTTCTTCATAATTAAATGAATAATTCAGTTTTCTGTTATTTTTTCTTGAGTTTTTAGCTTAAGTCACACAAGATCAATATAAAAGGAATGTAATACTTAGTCCGACATTTTCCTCATTTACTTGACACAGAACCTAGTCTGATGCTCTCAAAATTTTTTATTCAACGTCCTATCTTTGCTTGTGTACTTGCTATTATCGTGATGGCATTGGGTATTTTCTCTGTGCTGAATTTACCTGTAGAACGATACCCAGATATTGCACCACCGCGAATTTCTATTTCTACCACCTATTCAGGGGCAGATGCTGAAACGGTAGAGGAGAGTGTAACGCAGGTTTTAGAACAACAAATTAAGGGCTTAGATAATTTATTGTATTTCAGTTCGAGTAGCGATTCTTCAGGTCGTGCTCGAATCAGTGTAAGTTTTGAAAATGGGACAGATCCTGATACAGCACAGGTACAAGTCCAAAATAGTATTAATGGTGTACTTAATCGTTTGCCCGATGATGTGCAACGCCAAGGTGTGACCGTGAGTAAATCATTAGGTGATACCTTTATGGTGGTCGGTCTATATGATGAAACAGGTAAAAGTAACAATATTCAACTGGGTGATTATTTAGCAGATCATATTGAACAAGAATTGTCACGAATCGAGGGGGTGGGTGAAGTTGATGTTTTCGGTTCTCAATATGCAATGCGTATATGGCTAAATCCAAACCTACTTCGACAATATCAATTGATGCCAAGTGATATTCGAGCAGCAATTGAGGCACAAAATACGCAAGTTGCTGCTGGAGGAATTGGGGATTTACCTGTCGCTTCGGATCAGTATTTAAATGCGAAAGTTACCGCAGGTTCTCGCCTTAGAACTGTAGATGAATTTAAAAATATTATTGTCAAATCCAACATTGATGGTAGTTATGTCTACCTCAAAGATGTCGCTCGAATTGAATTGGGCGCAGAAAATTATCAATCATTTAACACCATTAACGGTTATCCATCTTCGGGTATGGGAATTTCGTTGTCTTCAGGGGCAAATGCTTTAGCAACATCAGCATTGATTAAGGCTGAATTGGCAAAGGTTTCTGAAAAATTACCCCAAGGTTATAAGATTGTTTATCCACGGGATAACACGCCATTTGTTCAAGAGTCGATAAAAGAAGTTGTTAAAACCTTATTTGAAGCCATCGCCTTGGTGGTTTTGGTCATGTTCGTGTTTTTACAAAGTTGGCGAGCAACACTGATTCCAACAATCACTGTACCCATCGTGATTCTCGGAACATTCGCCGTATTGTATGTTTTGGGTATGAGTGTGAATACCCTAACGTTATTTGCACTGGTTCTAGCGATTGGTTTATTGGTCGATGATGCGATTGTCGTGGTAGAAAATGTCGAACGATTGATGCATGAACAAGGGTTGACAGCCAAACAAGCTTCTATTGAATCTATGCAAGAAATGACTGGTGCATTGATTGGGATAACCGTGGTATTAACTGCTGTTTTTATTCCGATGGCATTTTTTGGTGGTTCTACAGGCGTGATTTATCGTCAATTTTCTATCACCTTAGTGGCAGCAATGATGCTGTCTTTATTCGTAGCTTTGATTTTAACGCCTGCATTGTGCGCCATTATTTTAAAACCTAATCCTAAACCGATGCGCTGGGCGATTTGGTTTAACAGCAAACTCGACAATTTGAAGCAATCTTATATTGGTTTGATTCAAAAAACTTTAAATTTAAAGTGGGTCATTCTCACTATTTTCATGGGTTTAATTGCAATATTTGCATTGATTTATCGTACATTGCCAACCAGTTTTATTCCGAGTGAAGACCAAGGCATGTTGAGTGTTCAGTTCCGTTTAGCGGATGGAGCACCAATGTCGAGTAGCCAAGTAATTGGTGAAAATATTCGTAAATATTTCTTAGAAAAAGAAAAGCAAAATGTTGATATTGTTTTGATTCGCTATGGTCGAAACTTCTCAGGAACAGGGCAGAATCTTGGAACTGGTTTTGTGGCATTGAAGCATTGGGATGCGCGTGATGATGCTGAAAATTCAGCACAGGCGATTCGTGAACGTGCTATTCAATATTTCAATAAGGAAACCAATGCCAGAATTACCGTAAGTTTACCTTCTTCTGTGAGTGGTCTAGGGGATACCAATAGCTTAGAGTTTTGGTTGCAGGATATAAATGGTCAAGGTCGTAAATATTTGGATCAACAATTTTCTACACTCCAAGAAAGTGCCAAGCAATTTAGTCATTTTGAAAATTTAGATAAAAAATCAAATCCAGATAAGTCGAAGCTGAAAATTCATGTAGATCAAAAGCTTGCTCTAGCAAATGGTTTAACTCAAACTGCGATTAACAATACCCTGTCTACAGCATGGGGGGGAAGTTATGTGAATGACTTTATTGATCGTGGTCGAATTAAACGGGTCATGATGCAAGGTGATGCGGAATTTCGTTCTAAACCTGAAGATTTACAATTTTGGACGGTTCGAAATGCGCAGAATCAGATGATACCTTTCAGTAATTTTGCAACGATCGGATGGGAAGGTGGACCAGATGTTGTTAACCGTTTTCAAGGCTATACGGCTTTGCAAATGCAAGCAGATACAGTGAAGGGCGCGAGTTCTGGCGCAGCGATGAAAGACATTGAAAATATGGTGAACCAACAAGAGGGCTTGGATGTTGCATGGAGTGGTTTGTCATTTGAAGAACAAAAATCCAGTGGTCAGACTTGGTTACTTTATCTCGTATCTATTGGTTTTATATTCTTATGTTTAGCTGCATTATATGAAAGTTGGTCGATTCCAACTGCCGTGATTGCTGCAATTCCTTTAGGTATCGGTGGAAATATTATTTTTAGTAAATTGACAGGTTTTCCGAATGATATTTATTTCCAAATCGCGCTCTTAACCACCATCGGTTTGTCATGTAAAAATGCAATATTAATTGTTGAATTTGCTGCATTGGCACAAGAAAAAGGTATGACGGCGATTCAAGCAGCGATTGATGGTGCAGGGCTACGTTTACGTCCAATTCTAATGACTTCTTTGGCATTTGGTGCGGGTGTGATTCCACTTGTATTCGCATTTGGTGCAGGTGCTGCCAGTCGTCAAGAAATTGGTGTGAGTGTGCTTGGTGGTGTGATCTTTGGTACGGTATTGGTCTTATTATTTATTCCTTTTATGTATGTGCTGATTCGTTCTATTTTTAAATCTAAACAGGCATCCAGTGAAGTTGAATGAAGCACTTTGGAATAATAGGGTTTTAAAATGTCTGTTCGACAGTACAATAGCGGACAGACATTTGAATTGAATCTTTCATGATTCAATCCATAACGAACAAAAATTAAATTTTTGGCTTTTACGTTTTATGTAAATAGCACTTTGATTTTGGATGATTTTATGCAATTTTCTTTGGCATTTATAGCAGAAATAGAAAGCGCTATACAGAACCATCAATTTGAACTTATTCAAAATAAAATCAGTCAAATCAATGATGCTGATATTGCGAAATTATTATCCAATTTATCTCTAAATGAACAATTGACGCTGATTGAGTATCTCCCTAATGCAGCATATATTTTTGAATTTTTATCGATAGAACAACAATTACAAATTGCTGAACATTTAAATACGCCATTGCTGGTAAAAATATTGTCTGAGATGCACTCAGATGATCGTACTGATTTGTTTAAACAATTGAATTACAAGCTACAACAGCAAGTGAGTCAGTATTTAAGCCCAGAAATTCAACAGGATATTTTACAACTCGCCAAGTATCCTGAGGAATCCGCGGGTGCGATCATGAGTTCAGATTATGTGGCTTTGCCACCAAATTTGAACATGGTAGAAGCGATTGAACAGATTAGAACGCAAGCCAAAGATCGTGAAACACTTTATTTGATTTATGTGATTGACCAAGATAAAAAGCTACTCGGTGTAGTTTCATTGCGACAAATCATTCTCGCAGAACCTCAACAGAAAATTGTTGAAATAATGAGTCGTGATTTAATTGTTGGCTACAGTGATGAAGACCAAGAGAGCATTGCTGAAAAGCTCAGTTATTACGATTTTATCGCCTTGCCGATTGTCGATGAAAATAATCAACTATTGGGGATCGTGACTTATGATGATGCAATGGATATTGCTAAAGAAGAAGCCACAGAAGACTTTTTAAAATCAAGTGCAATGTCTTCAGGACATGTCAGTATCAAATCTGCTCCCATTCTATATTTATATCAAAAGCGTGTGTTTTGGTTGGTTATCTTAGTATTTGGTAGCTTGCTCTCAGGTTTTGGAATTGCACATTTTGAAGACATTATTTCTGCCAATATCGTGTTGGTTTTTTTCTTGCCTTTATTGGTTGGCAGTGGCGGAAATGCAGGTTCTCAGTCAGCTACTTTGATGGTACGTGCATTAGCCATCGGAGATGTAGAGCTAAAAGATTGGTTGTATTTGATCGGTCGTGAGAGTTTGGTTGGGCTCTGTTTAGGTGGAACAATGGCGCTTGCAGTTTCAGTGCTTGGCTATTTCCGAGGAGATGCGATGGTTGCTTTAGTCCTTGCAATCAGCATGATGGGCATTGTACTACTGGGCTGTTTGATTGGTATGAGTTTGCCTTTTATTCTCAATCGCTTAAAACTCGATCCTGCAAGTGCTTCAGCACCTTTGGTCACATCAATCTGTGATGCAACAGGGGTGATCGTGTATTTGTGTATTGCTTCGTTGCTTTTATAAATTTACATATTCAAAACTTTAAAATTCTAAAGGATGTCTTTTCTTAAATCTCGACAACTCGGAATTTCTGTATAACGATAGACTTTGTAGCCAGCTTGATTCAACATTGCATCACGTTGAGCATCTTGTTGTTCTTTTCCTAGATGTGTAGGGTCATCTAGCTCAATAATCGCGATCACTTCAAGTTGATGATCTAATAATACAAAATCAGTCACTTTACGATTAAATTTGGATCTGAGTTTGAAGTGTTCTGTATCAATCAATGCGCTAAAAGCAACTTGAGCAAGTACATGATGTTGCGGGAAAGCTTCATTCAAGCGTAAAAACATTTTCTGCTCAAAAGGGGTAATGACGGGTTTTGCAAAATAGTTTTTATTTCTAAATAAATGTTGACCGAAACAGGCAATTAGCAAAGCAAGTGTTGCAATACTACCTATAAAAAGGAATAAAGCCTGATGAGAATCAAAAGACATAAGTAATCAACAAAAGATAGGCAAGAAAAAACCCACTGCGTAATGAGTGGGCTTTTAGAATTTGGCTCTCCAACCTGGGCTCGAACCAGGGACCTGCGGATTAACAGTCCGTCGCTCTACCGACTGAGCTATTGGAGAATCTGGAACGCATTTTAGGGATGAATTGGAAGTGGGTCAAGAAAAAATTGTTAAATTGATCATAAAAACGTATTATTTGCTAAATATTTGATCATTCATAAAAATAAAAGCATGCTTATGAAAATTCTTCTTCTTCCTTTATTTCTTGTTGCATTTATAAATTCATGCCAATGGCGTGCACATCCAGAAGATACTGCATCAAATGATTCTCAAAAAAAGAATCAAACACAGCATGTTGATAAACAGGATATTTGCCGAAAAGTTTTATTTACACAATTGATTGATCAGAAAGAGTGGGCGGAGATTTATAAAGTTTTTCCGACACCCAATCAAAAACCATTAAGTACACAAACGATTATTGAGTATATTCAAGGTGATTTTGAAGTGCATGATTCAATAGGTAAAGGCATTATCGGTGTCCCTTTAGAGGGGAATGCTGTGAATCTCAACTCTCAATATGCGACTGTAACCAAAGCAGGTGGTAATTACTTGATCACGTTAAAAGATGATCATCT containing:
- the mgtE gene encoding magnesium transporter yields the protein MQFSLAFIAEIESAIQNHQFELIQNKISQINDADIAKLLSNLSLNEQLTLIEYLPNAAYIFEFLSIEQQLQIAEHLNTPLLVKILSEMHSDDRTDLFKQLNYKLQQQVSQYLSPEIQQDILQLAKYPEESAGAIMSSDYVALPPNLNMVEAIEQIRTQAKDRETLYLIYVIDQDKKLLGVVSLRQIILAEPQQKIVEIMSRDLIVGYSDEDQESIAEKLSYYDFIALPIVDENNQLLGIVTYDDAMDIAKEEATEDFLKSSAMSSGHVSIKSAPILYLYQKRVFWLVILVFGSLLSGFGIAHFEDIISANIVLVFFLPLLVGSGGNAGSQSATLMVRALAIGDVELKDWLYLIGRESLVGLCLGGTMALAVSVLGYFRGDAMVALVLAISMMGIVLLGCLIGMSLPFILNRLKLDPASASAPLVTSICDATGVIVYLCIASLLL
- a CDS encoding diacylglycerol kinase, encoding MSDYSPFKGTTGFKRILNATGYSLAGFKAAFQNEAAFRQIVLINVILIPITFFLEISNVEQALMIGVCLLAIIVELFNSALEAVVDRVSLERHPLSKNAKDMGSAAQFVAQAIIFFTWVIILFK
- a CDS encoding DUF2726 domain-containing protein; this translates as MSFDSHQALFLFIGSIATLALLIACFGQHLFRNKNYFAKPVITPFEQKMFLRLNEAFPQHHVLAQVAFSALIDTEHFKLRSKFNRKVTDFVLLDHQLEVIAIIELDDPTHLGKEQQDAQRDAMLNQAGYKVYRYTEIPSCRDLRKDIL
- a CDS encoding glycerophosphodiester phosphodiesterase family protein, giving the protein MLKRTLLITSLATLFTACNDDNDDFSTSTKTEYKEPKIIIVGHRGASALRPEHTLESYQKAIDDGADFIEPDLVSTKDGFLVARHENEISGTTNVSTLSQFADRKKTKIIDGATLTGWFTEDFTLSELNQIKARERIPALRPENTQYNDKFSIPTLEQIIELADKHYQKTGKVIGLYIETKHPTYFQKINLSLEDPVLKTLAKYKYTRDIAPIYLQSFEVSNLKYFKDQLALHKSLKNAKIIQLYDEKNLSPADYVAQGIKTTYGDMATADGLKNVAQYANGVGPWKPYIFNDTYTAPSAFVSNAHAVNLKVHPYTFRPENNFLADNLKCSTATTDASKRCETGASKEFEMFFKAGVDGVFTDDPGLGRKSLDAYLKANPAVK
- a CDS encoding multidrug efflux RND transporter permease subunit gives rise to the protein MLSKFFIQRPIFACVLAIIVMALGIFSVLNLPVERYPDIAPPRISISTTYSGADAETVEESVTQVLEQQIKGLDNLLYFSSSSDSSGRARISVSFENGTDPDTAQVQVQNSINGVLNRLPDDVQRQGVTVSKSLGDTFMVVGLYDETGKSNNIQLGDYLADHIEQELSRIEGVGEVDVFGSQYAMRIWLNPNLLRQYQLMPSDIRAAIEAQNTQVAAGGIGDLPVASDQYLNAKVTAGSRLRTVDEFKNIIVKSNIDGSYVYLKDVARIELGAENYQSFNTINGYPSSGMGISLSSGANALATSALIKAELAKVSEKLPQGYKIVYPRDNTPFVQESIKEVVKTLFEAIALVVLVMFVFLQSWRATLIPTITVPIVILGTFAVLYVLGMSVNTLTLFALVLAIGLLVDDAIVVVENVERLMHEQGLTAKQASIESMQEMTGALIGITVVLTAVFIPMAFFGGSTGVIYRQFSITLVAAMMLSLFVALILTPALCAIILKPNPKPMRWAIWFNSKLDNLKQSYIGLIQKTLNLKWVILTIFMGLIAIFALIYRTLPTSFIPSEDQGMLSVQFRLADGAPMSSSQVIGENIRKYFLEKEKQNVDIVLIRYGRNFSGTGQNLGTGFVALKHWDARDDAENSAQAIRERAIQYFNKETNARITVSLPSSVSGLGDTNSLEFWLQDINGQGRKYLDQQFSTLQESAKQFSHFENLDKKSNPDKSKLKIHVDQKLALANGLTQTAINNTLSTAWGGSYVNDFIDRGRIKRVMMQGDAEFRSKPEDLQFWTVRNAQNQMIPFSNFATIGWEGGPDVVNRFQGYTALQMQADTVKGASSGAAMKDIENMVNQQEGLDVAWSGLSFEEQKSSGQTWLLYLVSIGFIFLCLAALYESWSIPTAVIAAIPLGIGGNIIFSKLTGFPNDIYFQIALLTTIGLSCKNAILIVEFAALAQEKGMTAIQAAIDGAGLRLRPILMTSLAFGAGVIPLVFAFGAGAASRQEIGVSVLGGVIFGTVLVLLFIPFMYVLIRSIFKSKQASSEVE